In Aspergillus nidulans FGSC A4 chromosome II, the genomic stretch TTGACCCTAGCCAGGGCCATTGAACTAGTCGCTGAGCGGGAGACTGCGAAGATCGACTCGACCCTTCACGCCGCGGTTGAAAACACGACAGACGAGGCCTTCTGGAAGGTATGCCAGGAAAAAGTCTTCTCTTTGGTCCGGCACCTAAGCAGTAACGAGGGCGCTGCGTCTGCATCCGCGACATGCTCAGATAATGCAAGTCCTGTACATCACGACGCCGACCGTACTACCACCACAGAGTCTGATACTGCAACTGAATCGCCATCGCCGCTTTCATTCCCCGCCTGCGTCCCCATCGTACCCGTCGTGGTAGCAATTTACCCCAAAGTCCTACGCACGGCCTTTGttctcctcaacctccactTCCCCGATTCCCATCTCATCAGCGAATTTCGCGCAACAATCACCTCCCTTGGCCGTGAATCCGCAACGCTCGGCCTTACCACTAGCCTCTTCAATGACATGCTCTATTTCCACTGGCGCGTCACGCATGATTTCCCCGAGGTCATTGCGTTATGCCGCGAGATGGAAGTCACTGGTGCGCAGCCCAACATCGGCACGATCAATATACTTGAGGGTATCGTGCGCGAGCGCAATGAAGACCTCGTGAAGCGTCAGTCGGGCGAGACCTCGGAGCAGCCATGGTGGGATTTCCCCGATAATCGGAGGGCTATGCGTAAATTGTTAGGGGAGGACGGGATGCTTGAGAGGTTCAGGAGGCAATATCGCGAAGgcaaggagagaaagaagatttGGAAGCCGTACCTCTAATCCTGGAACTTAAGGGCTTTACGGTATTTTCATCTTGCAAAAAATTCACTATCATAACTTACCGCGCGTTAGATCTGGCAGGATGTAGAAACTAGAGTAAAATGAGTATATATCAAATATATCGTCACCGGCCGTACAAGACCTATCTTCAAGAGAACGAGTCTATCGAGTTGTCTACTC encodes the following:
- a CDS encoding uncharacterized protein (transcript_id=CADANIAT00004987), which encodes MGRKPTLTTHETRALAGLISKLDPEKRPTPEQLAHEPGSSEESAQAKPEETNAEISAIFAAVLRDVRNLQGPPEHRASDKATGAVREETERRKERLGSEAEQSLDTFAASREQARLGELPRDAVQTQESERHLPDTNDALAELLRTNELTLARAIELVAERETAKIDSTLHAAVENTTDEAFWKSDTATESPSPLSFPACVPIVPVVVAIYPKVLRTAFVLLNLHFPDSHLISEFRATITSLGRESATLGLTTSLFNDMLYFHWRVTHDFPEVIALCREMEVTGAQPNIGTINILEGIVRERNEDLVKRQSGETSEQPWWDFPDNRRAMRKLLGEDGMLERFRRQYREGKERKKIWKPYL